The following DNA comes from Kaistia sp. 32K.
GTTCCCGTGCCGGTCATCATCATGCTGGCCTACTTCGTGATCATGGCGTTCGTCCTCAAGCACACGAAGCTCGGGCGCTACATCTATGCCATCGGCAGCAACGAGGACGCCGCCCGCCTCGCCGGCATTCGCGTCACCCCGTACAAGATGGCGGCCTTCTTCATCGGCGGCCTGAGCTCGGGTCTCGCCGCGATCGTCCTGATCGGTCGCCTCGACAGTTCCGGCGGCACAATCGCCCAGGGCCTCGAGCTCGATGCGATCGCGGCGGTCGTCCTCGGCGGCACGTCGCTGTTCGGCGGTCGCGGCAGCATCTGGGGCGCCCTGCTCGGTGCCGTGCTGATGGCGACCATCCGGAACGGCATGGACCTTCTGCAGATCTCGCCCTTCATCCAGTTGATGACGCTCGGCATCGTCATTCTCGTCGCGGTCGGGCTGGATGTGCTCCGCGTGCGCCGCTTCAGCCGGTCTTAAGGGAGGTTGGTTATGGAGCTTCAGACAAGCGTGCGTGAAGGTCATGGCGCCAAGCCCGGCGCGGATGAATTGCTTCTCGATGCACGGGGGATCAGCAAGCACTATGGCGGCGTCGCCGCCCTTGACGGGGTCAACTTCTCCATCCGCCCCGGCGAGCACGTCGCCCTCGTCGGCGACAATGGCGCCGGCAAGTCGACCCTGGTCCGGGCGCTCACCGGCGCGATCCGGCCCGACAGCGGAACCCTCCGGTTCGACGGGCAGGACTGCCAGTTCGCGTCGCCGGTCGATGCGCGGAAGGTCGGGATCGAGACCGTCTATCAGAACCTCGCGCTGGCCGATCACCTCGACGTGGCCTCCAATTTGTTTCTGGGACGAGAAGAATTCAGGCTTCGCCTCGGCCCGCTGAGCCTGCTGGCGCACGACCGGATGAAGAAGAAGGCGGTAGAGCTGCTGGCGAGAACCGGCGTT
Coding sequences within:
- a CDS encoding ATP-binding cassette domain-containing protein yields the protein MELQTSVREGHGAKPGADELLLDARGISKHYGGVAALDGVNFSIRPGEHVALVGDNGAGKSTLVRALTGAIRPDSGTLRFDGQDCQFASPVDARKVGIETVYQNLALADHLDVASNLFLGREEFRLRLGPLSLLAHDRMKKKAVELLARTGVHIPRLGDAVLNLSGGQRQTVAIARAVGWGSRLVIMDEPTAALGVQETKHVEDIIKRLKEQGMAVLIISHNLRQVFELCETVWIMRRGRVAGSRKTATTTPEEVIRLITGANEIAAA